The Streptomyces sp. NBC_00335 DNA window GGTCTTCGCCGACTTCACGAAGAAGACCGGCATCGAGGTCAAGTACGTGGAGGGCGGCTCGGGGGAGATGGTGCAGCGCGCCGTCCGCGAGAAGACCAACACGCAGGCCGACGTGCTGATCACGCTCCCCCCGTTCATCCAGCAGGCCGACGGCAAGGGCCTCCTCCAGGCCTACACGCCGCAGGGCGCCGACAAGGTCAACGGGGCGAACAAGTCCTCCGACGGCAAGTGGACCTCGGTCGTCAACAACTACTTCGGCTTCATCTACAACAAGAAGGAGCTGGCCGCGGCCCCCAAGACCTGGGAAGAGCTGCTGGACCCCAAGTTCAAGGGCAAGCTCCAGTACTCCACCCCCGGCGTCGCGGGCGACGGCACCGCCGTGCTCATCAAGGCGATGCACGACTTCGGCGGCAAGGATCAGGCGAACGAGTACCTGAAGAAGCTCCAGGCCAACAACGTCGGCCCGTCCTCCTCGACCAGCAAGCTCGCGCCGAAGACCGACAAGGGCGAGCTGCTCGTCGCCAACGGTGACGTCCAGATGAACTTCGCGCAGTCCAAGTCCATGCCGAACCTCGGCATCTGGTTCCCCGCCAAGGACGGCGGCAAGCCCACCACCTTCTCCCTCCCGTACGCGGCCGGCCTCGTCGACAAGGCCCCGCACACCGAGAACGGCAAGAAGCTCCTCGACCACCTGCTCAGCGAGGACGCCCAGAAGCTGGTCAGCGGTGTCGGCGGCGGCTTTCCGGCCCGCACGGACGTCAAGCCCACCGACGCCAACGCCGTCGAGCTCACCAAGCTCATGACCGGGGTCGAGATCTTCGAGCCGGACTGGGCCGACATCGACAAGAACCTCACCGGCTACGTCGACGCGTGGAAGTCGGCCACCGGAAGCTGACTGGTCGCCTCCCGGTCACCCGCGACCGGAATAGTGACGCACAGATAACGGGTCTGGACCGAGTCTCGCCTTCGGTCCGGACCCGCCGTACGCTCGCTCGCGCTGACGCACGACCGCCGTACGACCGCACGCCCCGTACGTCCCCTGCGCCTTCCCCACGATTACTCCCGGAGGAGTACGTGTCCACTGTCCTGTCCGGACGGACCCTCGCCGTGGCCGCCACCGCCACGGTCCTGCTCGCCACCGGCCTCGGTGCCCACGCCGCGACCGCCGCGCCCGCCGACGAAGCGGCCTCCGCCGCGAACAAGGTGCTCGTGATCGGCATCGACGGCGCGGTCCTGGACCGCGTCAAGGCCGCCAACGCCCCGCACCTGAACGGCCTGATGGCCCAGGGCCTGACCGCCCGCAGCACCCTGTACGCGAACCCGATGGCCGCCACCTCCTCGGGCCCCGGCTGGTCCACCATCGCCACCGGCGTCTGGCCCGACAAGCACGGGGTGAAGGACAACTCCTTCACCGGCAAGAACTACACGGCCTACCCGGACTTCCTGACCCGCATCGAGAACGCCAACCCGGTGCTCAACACCTACGCGGCCGCCGACTGGGAGCCCATCACCTCCACCGACCAGAACGGCCCGATCTTCTCGGCCAAGGTCGACAAGCGCCTCTCCCTCAAGGGCGACCGCGACGGCTACCGCAACGAGGACCCGAAGATCGCCGCCGCGGCCGCCGCCGAGCTGCGCGATCAGAACCCGGACGCCGCCTTCGTCTACCTCGGCGAGATCGACGCGGCCGGCCACTCCTACGGCGCCGCCAGCCAGCAGTACCTGGACACCATCGCCCGCGTCGACGCCCTGGTCGGCCAGCTCCTGACGGCCGTCCAGAACCGCCCGACCTACGCCCAGGAGAACTGGAAGGTCCTGGTCACCACCGACCACGGCCACACCGACTCCGGCGGCCACGGCGGCTCCACCATCCAGGAGCGCGGCACCTTCGTCCTCGCCAAGGGCCCCGGCATCCCCGCCGGTTCGGTACGCAACGACGTGAAGCTCGTCGACGTCGCGGCGACCGCGCTCGCCCAGGTCGGGGTCAACCCCGGCTCCGCGATCGACGGCATCCCGGTCGGCGCCCCCGACGACGGCGACGCCTTCGACACCCTGCGCCCGGGCCTCCAGGCGCGCGTGGACGAGACGGGCATCCCGGCCGGCACCAAGGGCTTCACGCACACCCCGCCGGCCGGCTGGTCCGTCGACAACTCCAAGATGGGCACGGGCGGTGTCACCGAGTGGGCCGGATGGGCCTTCGCGACCGACGAGTTCTGGAGCCAGGCCCAGCGCGACCAGTGGCGCGAGCTGAACGTCCGCTCCCGTGACGTGTTCGCCGTCGCCGACTCCGACGAGTGGGACGACAAGAGCCACACCGGCTCCTACGACTCCACCCTCGCCACCCCCAAGTGGGCGGTCACCGGCGGCAGCACGAGGAACCTGACCTTCCAGACCCACTACCACCACGAGGCCGGCCAGACCGCCCAGGTCCTGGTCTCCTACAACGGCGGCGCCCCTGCGGTCGTCAAGAGCTACACCGCCGACGCCGTCGCCCGGTCCGAGTCGATCGCGCTCCAGGTCCCGGCCGGCGCCACCGACGTCCAGGTCCGCTTCCGCTACGCCGGCAGCAACAACTGGTACTGGACCGTGGACAACGTCAAGCTCGGCTGACGGGACCTTCGTACCCGCCCGTTCCGCCCTGCGGTCCGGGCCGTGGACGCCCACCGCGTCCGCGGCCCGGCCCGGATAAGGTGGTAGAGACCAGAGGTCACCGAGGTCAGACGCCACCGAGAGCGGAGAACAGTCCAGTGGCAGAGCGCAAGCCGATCGAATCCTGGCTCACCGACATGGACGGAGTCCTCGTCCACGAGGGCATCCCGATCCCCGGCGCCGACGCCTTCATCAACCGGCTGCGCGAGTCCGGCAAGCCCTTCCTCGTGCTGACCAACAACTCCATCTACACCCCGCGCGACCTCCAGGCCCGGCTGAGCCGGATGGGGCTCGAAGTCCCGGTCGAGAACATCTGGACCTCGGCCCTGGCCACCGCGAAGTTCCTCGACGACCAGCGTCCGGGCGGCACCGCCTACGTCATCGGCGAGGCCGGCCTCACCACCGCCCTGCACGACATCGGTTACATCCTGACCGACCACGAGCCGGACTACGTGGTCCTGGGCGAGACCCGGACGTACAGCTTCGAGGCCATGACCAAGGCGGTCCGCCTGATCAACGCGGGCGCCCGGTTCATCTGCACCAACCCGGACGAGACCGGCCCCTCCGCCGAGGGCCCGCTGCCCGCCACGGGCGCGGTCGCCGCGCTGATCACCAAGGCGACCGGCAAGAAGCCGTACTTCGCCGGCAAGCCCAACCCGCTGATGATGCGCACCGGCCTGAACGCCATCGGCGCGCACTCCCACACCAGCGCGATGATCGGCGACCGGATGGACACCGACATCCTCGCCGGGCTGGAGGCGGGCATGCAGACCTTCCTCGTGCTGACCGGTCTGACGTCGGTCGAGGACACCGAGAAGTTCCCGTACCGGCCGACCCACACGTTCGACTCCATCGCCGATCTGGTCGATCTGGTTTAGCGCGTACGGCTGACACGTACGGGCCAAGAGGGCGCCGCTCCGGATGCGGAGCGGCGCGCCGCGCGTGAATCTCCTTGTTGAGGAGGTTCACCATGCGCAGTGATGTGATCGCTTTCCGTGTCGCCGGGGTGGCCGTCGCCCTGACGGCCCTGTCCGCCGTGACCGCCCCCTTCGCCTTCGCGGGGGAGGACGACTGGAACCGTGACCGCGGCAGCGTCTCGGCCGACCCCAACCCGGCGGAACCGGGGGCGCAGGTCAAACTGCGCGTCCGCGGCTGTGAGGACGACTGGGCCGTCGCCTCGTCCGTGGTCTTCGTCTCCGAGGTCCGCCTCTCCACCGGCCGCGACGACCGCCGCACCCTGTGGGGCGACGCGATGATCCGCTCCTGGGCCGAGCCCGGACGCCACGACATCAAGATCAAGTGCGGCGGCCGCGGCGGCGAACGCGAGTGGGGCACGATCGAGATCGAGCGCCGCCGCGAGCACCGCCCCAACCCCCACCACACCCCCATCTGGCCGGTCCACGCGGGCGGCGGCGGCATGTCCGAGGAGATCGCCGCGAAGTCGAAGGCGGCGGGCGCGGCGGACGCCGCCAAGGCCGCCGATTCCGCGCAGCTCGCCGCGGCGACGAAGAAGAGCCACGACGGCGACGGCCCGGGCCTGCCGCACACGGTGATCGGCGCCGTGCTCGCCGCCGCCGCCACCCTCGCGGTCGCCGGCCGGGCGCTGACCCTGCGCCGCCGCCGCAGCGGCGAGTGACCGGGTGATCGGGTGAACGGCGAGCCGAGGAGCTCCGGCGGCTCCCGGTTGCTGACCTTCGCCGCCTGGTCGGTGCTGGTCCTCGGCCTGTGGCTGTGGGGCCGTGAGATCACCGGGGTCGCGATACCCCTGCCCGGCCAGGCCGGCGGACCGGCCGCCCCGGGCATGCCCGCGGCGCACACCCCGCTGGGGCCGGCCGCGCCCGCGCGGGTCGACGTACCGTCCCTCGGCGTCCAGGCCCCGGTGATAGTCCGGGACCTCGACACGAAGGGGGCGATCGAAGCGCCCCCGTACGAGAACCCGGGCACGGTCGGCTGGTGGCGCGGCGGCGCCCAGCCCGGCACGGCCGGGACGGCCCTGCTGGTCGGGCACGTGGACACGCGGGCGAAGCCCGCGGTGTTCTACGGCCTGAGCTCGGCGAAGACGGGCGACAAGGTGCGGGTGCTGCGGGCCGACGGCTCGGTGGCGGAGTTCACGATCGAGGACGTACGGGTCCACGAGCGCGCGGACTTCGATCCCGCCAAGGTCTACGGCCCCAAGGTCCGCGGCCGGGCCGAACTGCGGCTGGTGACCTGCGGCGGCACCTACGACAAGGCGGCCAAGGAGTACTCGGCGAACGTGGTCGTGTCGGCGTACCTGACGGGCGTCGGAGTCCGCCCCGGAACGGCGGTCTGAAGCGGCCGGCGCACACCACGCGCAGCACGAAGAAGCCCCTCACAGTTTTCACTGTGAGGGGCTTCTCTGCGTCTGTGCGCCGCCAGGGACTCGAACCCCGGACCCGCTGATTAAGAGTCAGCTGCTCTAACCAACTGAGCTAGCGGCGCTTGGTGACAGGGAAAACTCTACCCCACCGCCACGGGTGCTCGTGACAAGCCGCGCGCGTTCTGTCCGATTAACCCATGTTTGGGGGTTTTGTCGTGCACGATATGTCTGGGCCAAGCCGCATCTGATGCCCCGCCAGATGCGGTCCCGGCCGACCAGTGACGAGCAGGGGAGTGGACGGAACCGCATGACGATGCAGCCTCCGACGCACGTGTACGAAGCGACGCCGGCCTCGACGCCCATGCCGACGCCGATGCCGGCGCAGACGGCGATGGCCGAGGCGATGCCGCCGATGCCGCTGCCCTCCTTCGAGGAGTACGAGCCCGCCGGCGACTGTCCGTGCCAGGGCTGTGCCCAGCGCCGTCGCACGCTCGCGCGCGCCCGGGCCATACCGCTGCGCGACGGCGGACACCCCGCCGCGCGCGGAGCCCGCCGGGCGCTGGTCCTGGCCACCGCCGCGGGCGTGGTCCTCGGCGGCGGCGGTGCGGCCGTGGCCACGGCCGCACCGGGCCCCGGCGGCCGGGTGGCCCTGGACGACCCCGGCTCCCCGCAGGGCGGCCGGGCCCCGCTGCACGGGCCGAAGGGAGCGAAGGGAACCCCCGCGAAACCGGCCGGGCTGCCGGGAGCGCCCTCCGCGGTGCGGCGGACCGACCGGGCGACGATCATCAACCGGGCGAAGCTGTGGCTGGACGCGCAGGTCCCGTACAGCATGGCCGAGTACTGGTCGGACGGGTACCGGCAGGACTGCTCCGGCTACGTCTCGATGGCCTGGAACCTCGGCACCAACGAATGGACCGGCAGCCTCGACAAGTTCGCGACGCGGATCACGAAGGAGGAGCTGCTCCCCGGAGACATGCTGCTCTTCCACAACCCGGCCGACCCCAACAAGGGCTCGCACGTCGTGCTCTTCGGCGGGTGGGTGGACGAGACGCGCACGCACTACGTCGCCTACGAGCAGACGCGGCCGACCACGCGGAAGCTGGCCACGCCGTACGGCTACTGGAACAACGCGGTGAAGTACGTTCCGTACCGCTTCAACGGGGTGGCGGGCGGAGTCGTTCCCGAGCCCCCGGCCACCGGCGAGCCGCCCGCGCCGGGCGGTACGCCGGTCGTCTCGGCCACCTTCCCCGGTGCGTCGAAATTCGGGCCGGGCGCGGACAACGGCTACGTCGCCCAGCTCGGCCGGATGCTGTCCGAGCGGGGCGGGCTGCGCTTCTACCCCAAGGGCGTCGGCACCAAATGGTCCGACGCCGACCGGCAGGCGACCGAGGCCTTCCAGCGCGCCCAGGGCTGGACGGGTGCGGAGGCCGACGGAGTCCCCGGCGCACAGACCTGGCGGCTGCT harbors:
- a CDS encoding 2-aminoethylphosphonate ABC transporter substrate-binding protein, whose protein sequence is MSSNRYLRITAAVTGSLALAAGLTACGGSSSADSAGGKGGEKVVTVYSADGLKSDKGDGWYDQVFADFTKKTGIEVKYVEGGSGEMVQRAVREKTNTQADVLITLPPFIQQADGKGLLQAYTPQGADKVNGANKSSDGKWTSVVNNYFGFIYNKKELAAAPKTWEELLDPKFKGKLQYSTPGVAGDGTAVLIKAMHDFGGKDQANEYLKKLQANNVGPSSSTSKLAPKTDKGELLVANGDVQMNFAQSKSMPNLGIWFPAKDGGKPTTFSLPYAAGLVDKAPHTENGKKLLDHLLSEDAQKLVSGVGGGFPARTDVKPTDANAVELTKLMTGVEIFEPDWADIDKNLTGYVDAWKSATGS
- a CDS encoding peptidoglycan-binding protein encodes the protein MPLPSFEEYEPAGDCPCQGCAQRRRTLARARAIPLRDGGHPAARGARRALVLATAAGVVLGGGGAAVATAAPGPGGRVALDDPGSPQGGRAPLHGPKGAKGTPAKPAGLPGAPSAVRRTDRATIINRAKLWLDAQVPYSMAEYWSDGYRQDCSGYVSMAWNLGTNEWTGSLDKFATRITKEELLPGDMLLFHNPADPNKGSHVVLFGGWVDETRTHYVAYEQTRPTTRKLATPYGYWNNAVKYVPYRFNGVAGGVVPEPPATGEPPAPGGTPVVSATFPGASKFGPGADNGYVAQLGRMLSERGGLRFYPKGVGTKWSDADRQATEAFQRAQGWTGAEADGVPGAQTWRLLVRHQGKDIPPLTGGAPGPAGKPAFPGASVFRPGTSHPSITALGRQLVKKGFGKYYTAGPGPRWGESDRRNVEAFQRAQGWRGAEANGYPGPETWRRLFA
- a CDS encoding HAD-IIA family hydrolase, which gives rise to MAERKPIESWLTDMDGVLVHEGIPIPGADAFINRLRESGKPFLVLTNNSIYTPRDLQARLSRMGLEVPVENIWTSALATAKFLDDQRPGGTAYVIGEAGLTTALHDIGYILTDHEPDYVVLGETRTYSFEAMTKAVRLINAGARFICTNPDETGPSAEGPLPATGAVAALITKATGKKPYFAGKPNPLMMRTGLNAIGAHSHTSAMIGDRMDTDILAGLEAGMQTFLVLTGLTSVEDTEKFPYRPTHTFDSIADLVDLV
- a CDS encoding alkaline phosphatase family protein; protein product: MSTVLSGRTLAVAATATVLLATGLGAHAATAAPADEAASAANKVLVIGIDGAVLDRVKAANAPHLNGLMAQGLTARSTLYANPMAATSSGPGWSTIATGVWPDKHGVKDNSFTGKNYTAYPDFLTRIENANPVLNTYAAADWEPITSTDQNGPIFSAKVDKRLSLKGDRDGYRNEDPKIAAAAAAELRDQNPDAAFVYLGEIDAAGHSYGAASQQYLDTIARVDALVGQLLTAVQNRPTYAQENWKVLVTTDHGHTDSGGHGGSTIQERGTFVLAKGPGIPAGSVRNDVKLVDVAATALAQVGVNPGSAIDGIPVGAPDDGDAFDTLRPGLQARVDETGIPAGTKGFTHTPPAGWSVDNSKMGTGGVTEWAGWAFATDEFWSQAQRDQWRELNVRSRDVFAVADSDEWDDKSHTGSYDSTLATPKWAVTGGSTRNLTFQTHYHHEAGQTAQVLVSYNGGAPAVVKSYTADAVARSESIALQVPAGATDVQVRFRYAGSNNWYWTVDNVKLG
- a CDS encoding class F sortase; this encodes MNGEPRSSGGSRLLTFAAWSVLVLGLWLWGREITGVAIPLPGQAGGPAAPGMPAAHTPLGPAAPARVDVPSLGVQAPVIVRDLDTKGAIEAPPYENPGTVGWWRGGAQPGTAGTALLVGHVDTRAKPAVFYGLSSAKTGDKVRVLRADGSVAEFTIEDVRVHERADFDPAKVYGPKVRGRAELRLVTCGGTYDKAAKEYSANVVVSAYLTGVGVRPGTAV